A window from Megalobrama amblycephala isolate DHTTF-2021 linkage group LG21, ASM1881202v1, whole genome shotgun sequence encodes these proteins:
- the LOC125257013 gene encoding E3 SUMO-protein ligase ZBED1-like, producing MAEAEGDDRDRRVIKNAPKAWKADIWAHFGFYEVNGKLDKSYAVCKICHTKIKHVGNTTNFMNHVDRWHPELASTTTTTQKVDTSQPRIDESLVSTLPHNSERAKRITRSVACFIAKDLRPYSVVENAGFRHMLKTIELPYKLPTRATFSDSTLPTLYKETKAKVMESMCKARRVAITSDAWTSVATESYVTITSHYISEDWKIVLHVLQTRAVYESHTGAHMARLLLDVVEEWQLTDKSVVLVTDNAANMISAAEIGKFPHVKCFAHTLNLAAQRALKLPAVSRLLGRVRRISAYFHRSTKAKHLFEENQRVVLKLTSPLKLITDVATRWNSAHDMMERFLQLQAAVHATLLSPALNVDESDIVTLSRADLANVEEVVKTLKPVKDATVFMSEESSPTVSLIAPVYAQLLQSMSDIIGDQPLIRDVKNAIKTDLLKRYNSEAEKKILHTSSALDPRFKGLPFLTEEERLDVSAGVTSEAASLEEYERKQRTEADEAPGRTGSSGTKEELLSVDDNVSDSAGPSAPKRRASSLLLSLLGPAFINDTNEPAVQSKTADASAEEEMDLYCRSPAVPLSEDPLDWWHRHKGTFPLLSRLAKRYLCIPGTSVSAERVFSTAGDVITAKRSSLKPDHVDQLVFLHKNLEIPKC from the exons ATGGCTGAGGCGGAGGGAGATGACCGCGATAGACGGGTTATTAAAAACGCACCCAAAGCTTGGAAAGCGGACATCTGGGCACATTTCGGATTTTATGAAGTGAATGGGAAACTAGACAAGTCTTACGCGGTGTGTAAAATCTGCCACACTAAAATTAAGCACGTTGGCAATACAACTAACTTCATGAACCATGTTGATCGTTGGCATCCTGAGTTagcttcaacaacaacaacaacacaaaaagtCGACACATCCCAGCCAAGAATTGACGAGTCGCTAGTGTCAACATTGCCACACAACTCCGAGAGAGCAAAGAGGATCACACGATCGGTGGCATGTTTTATAGCGAAGGATCTACGACCCTATTCTGTGGTAGAAAATGCGGGGTTTCGCCACATGCTTAAAACAATTGAGCTACCGTATAAGCTACCGACAAGAGCTACCTTCAGTGATTCCACGCTTCCCACATTGTACAAAGAAACCAAAGCAAAGGTAATGGaatcaatgtgtaaagccagacGTGTAGCCATTACAAGTGATGCCTGGACTTCAGTCGCAACAGAGTCCTATGTAACCATAACATCACATTATATTAGCGAGGATTGGAAGATTGTATTACATGTGCTGCAGACGAGAGCAGTTTATGAGAGCCACACTGGTGCTCATATGGCAAGGCTACTCTTGGATGTTGTGGAGGAATGGCAGCTTACAGATAAAAGTGTTGTGCTGGTGACGGACAACGCCGCTAATATGATTAGTGCTGCTGAAATTGGGAAGTTCCCTCATGTAAAATGCTTTGCGCATACGTTAAACCTCGCTGCGCAGCGGGCGCTTAAGCTACCAGCGGTCTCCAGGCTTCTGGGCAGAGTCCGACGTATCTCAGCATACTTCCACCGCAGCACAAAGGCAAAGCACCTGTTTGAAGAAAACCAGAGAGTTGTTCTTAAACTGACAAGTCCACTTAAACTGATAACAGATGTCGCCACAAGGTGGAATAGTGCTCATGATATGATGGAGAGGTTTTTGCAACTGCAAGCTGCAGTGCATGCCACCCTGCTGTCCCCTGCCCTAAATGTAGATGAAAGTGACATCGTCACTCTCAGCAGAGCCGATCTGGCTAATGTGGAGGAAGTAGTGAAGACATTAAAACCAGTGAAGGATGCCACTGTGTTTATGTCAGAGGAGAGCAGTCCTACAGTCAGCCTAATTGCACCAGTATATGCCCAACTCCTCCAGAGCATGTCCGACATTATTGGAGACCAACCACTGATCCGTGATGTGAAGAATGCCATCAAAACAGATCTCCTTAAAAGGTACAATAGTGAGGCTGAGAAAAAGATCCTTCATACATCCTCTGCCCTAGATCCTCGCTTTAAGGGGTTACCTTTCCTGACAGAGGAGGAGAGATTGGATGTCTCCGCAGGAGTGACTTCAGAGGCTGCATCACTGGAGGAG TATGAGAGAAAACAGAGAACAGAAGCAGATGAAGCGCCTGGCAGAACAGGAAGTTCAGGAACCAAGGAAGAGTTGCTGTCCGTGGATGACAATGTGTCAGACTCAGCAGGCCCCTCCGCTCCCAAAAGAAGGGCCTCATCGCTGCTTTTAAGTTTGCTGGGACCTGCTTTCATCAATGACACCAATGAACCTGCAGTACAAAGTAAGACCGCCGATGCCAGTGCTGAGGAGGAAATGGACTTGTACTGTAGATCCCCAGCTGTGCCTCTCTCTGAGGATCCCTTGGACTGGTGGCATCGCCATAAGGGCACATTTCCTCTCCTCTCTAGGTTAGCAAAGAGATACTTGTGCATCCCCGGGACAAGTGTGTCAGCAGAGAGAGTCTTCTCCACTGCAGGAGATGTTATCACTGCAAAAAGAAGCTCTCTCAAACCGGACCATGTCGATCAgcttgtgtttttgcacaagaacCTTGAAATTCCCAAATGCTAA